The sequence CTCTTTTTGTTTTTGGCATCTGCCGTTCTCTCAACTGTCGATGTGTCCGGGCAGACGTTCCCATGTTTTCATTTTAACTTCTAATCTGTTTGTGTACCCGGAACACAATATCCAGATTGAATACGTGTTTAAAGCTAGTGAAACTGgacaaaaatacaaatttatcattactaaaaacttttgaattacCGAAAACACTATTAGGTACTTAGAACAAAAGTTTGTTAACAATCTGAGAAAAGTTTCAATTGCCACGACGGTGGTGCGGATTCTGCTAACCAGCGAATCCACAAACACGATGTCGGTTACGGAGTATGTCCAGCTGGCACTATTATTCGGCTCCGGCTTCATATTTTTCCTATTGATTGTGGTAAGTATGTAACAGTTTTTGCCTTCGTAAAAGTTCAAAATACCCGAATTATTAATGAAGTAAAATGTTTGCCatgtatcgaaaataattgcacAATATTGTGGTTGGTGCTAACCAGCGtgcattttttatgcaaaaCTTTTGAACCCTTTGAAGCTATTaatcatttttgttttcgaaTCATATTTAAATGAAACATGCATAAAATACTACTATTGAAACTATTGTTAATAATATTACTTTATTTTGATAGGTAGGAATCATCCTAAAGGTAACAACCACACCTTTTCCGCACATTGTCCGTCACAAAGAGGAGGAGCATTTCTTAGACTCAGTCACGGATGAAAAGAAACGCTTCCCTTCGCTTGAAGATCAACCAACCTTAGAACTTAGCGTGATTGTCCCTGCGTTCGATGAAGAAAAACGACGTTGGTTGAACCTTTCAACTTATTGTAACAATGGTCATTAATTCTTTCCCACTTTCAGTACCGGTGATGCTGGACGAATGCCTTGAATATCTTGAATCAAAAACCAAATCGAAGAAATCATTTTCCTACGAGGTGATTGTTGTCAGCGATGGCAGCCGAGACAAAACCGTCGAAGTTGCACAAAAATATTCCGCAAAGTATGGATCTGATAAGGTTCGGGTGATGGCTCTGGTACAGAACCGTGGCAAAGGTGGAGCTGTTCGAATGGGGATGCTCAGTGCTCGGGGTCGATTTCTTCTGTTTGCCGATGCGGACGGGGCGACAAAGTTTCCCGATTACGCCAAACTTGAGCAGAGTATGGTGGAACTGTGCGGGAACGACCACACCAAAGATGCCATCGCCATCGGTTCCCGCGCTCATTTGGAGCAGGAGGCTACCGCTCAACGAACCCTCTTCCGGACGATACTAATGCATGGGTTTCACTTTCTGGTATGGGCATTCGCCGTCAAACGAATTCGCGACACGCAGTGTGGCTTCAAGCTGCTGACCAGGTCATCCGCACGGAAGGTATTCTCCGTGATGCATGTCGAGCGGTGGGCATTCGACGTGGAGCTTCTCTTCATTGCACAAACGTACAACATTCCGATTGACGAGATTGCGGTTCGCTGGACCGAGATCGAGGGGTCGAAGTTAACACCGTTCTGGTCGTGGCTACAGATGGGGCGGGATTTGATTTTTATCTGGTTCCGCTATGCGATCGGAGCGTGGCAGCTGCGGAAAGAACACGTAAACTGAATGATCTCATTTTATTCCCGATTGGCTTTAGACCGATGAATGCTGCGAGTGGTTTTACTTAAAATTGCATTTATCTTTTTTAATATATGAAACttgcatcgaaaaaaaaactcccaaCAAATTTATCCCGcacgatttttattttattggtgAAATCAAGATAAAAATCGTGTTGCAATTAGGATTGTTTTTATCATAAAGTGCATTTATCCCTATCGTCGAGCAACAGTGCTCACTTCGTTTACACCATTTGCGCTGTTTTCCGTTGGATAGAATTAGCGCACATCATGGTATTCCTATTGGAGATGATGCTTATGATAAAAGAACTACATTATTGGACATATATTCTAATTATTAAAATAACAAGAATAAGTGTTGTAAGTGAATATTGAAGTACAGAACAGTGTTTAAACTGAAAAATATGACTtaatttttcgaaagaaaattcatttttgaaaaatatttaaacctGATAAAAATGTAGCAAGCGTCAGAAGTGAGTAGAAGTAAGCACTGTAATAATATACTTACCTAGATAGTATTCCTACGCCTAGTACACATAATATGaactgcgatcattttctttaagtcgagtcaagtacgagacactgaatacggccttattattgaggtcgaaatacgtatctgtcaaatttACAATCAAGTGATATAATTAGATGGGATAATAcgaaatcgtcttatgacaagtgaagacattccactaaaagttccaaataatttcaaaatgtagcATTGTATAAACATTatacaataaaatttattatttaaatgtTCATTATTTATGTCAGGATGCTGGAAAATATTCGGCTTTTGTAGGTTCatcacattcaaagttaattgcctatatgccgggtattaagccacccggtgtggaaattaattactatgtctgaaacttggaATTCTGAGCTGCGGGGCTGAGGAGTATGCGAAACGATTTGTAATTAATCAAAACTGCAGCACGAAAAATTGGACAAAAAAAAAGGGATGGTTTTTTCAATGGCGCTTAACCAATTGGTGCGATTTAGCAGGACACCGACCACATGTAGAACGtataggggtaacggctcaaaccttggcccattatgctacggttgagcacattatcgttataaatcctcatatattgcatttccaaccagaattatttcAATAGCcagcttgcttacatttggttttgacgccaaatagcaaaaaacgacaatgaatgtccgcaatatatcattttaaccagcgaaagtctcgagagaaatggacaaaaggtcggcatccttgtcccaatcaggtggataatttttcagcccacttgggacgagtgattgttgatttcgaacatacgagagataaagatgggttgctgtttatagtaccagtcattttgcttgcgttgaacaaaggcagcatgcaaacaaatagagaaaagcaaatcatcttattgagcatgaattctaattggttgcatgtaaaatactaccacattGATTGTGAGAGTGGGTTTCAGATTCCCCCAATAGCgcgcttaccaaggacatgctaacgaaaatactgttatattattattattattatttaatcagactaaggccgaagtggcctgtgcggtatataagagtcttctccattcggctcggtccatggctacacgtcgccaaccacgcagtctacggagggtccgcaagtcatcttccacctgatcgatccaccttgcccgctgcgcacctcgccttcttgtgcccgtcggatcgttgtcgagaaccattttcaccgggttactgtccgacattctggctacgtgcccggcccatcgcagtcgtccgattttcgcggtgtgaacgatggatggttctcccaacagctgatgcaattcgtggttcattcgcctcctccacgtaccgtccgccatcctgtactggtcctgttgtttacagacgactttattttaattttgagattcttctatgattctttggattttctgatcgataattacctaaacttatcgataattaccaatatttgaatgCGGAATGTACAGAATGTCTTCAACAACGTGCaatatgcagatttaatttggataaaaaaaatctaagtccgaaacgtaaacaacaggaccagtacctgtcaaaatagtgaggttaggtttgccgcgcgcaatgacctgttgaaaccatggcagttgtgttgctctcgctctcgcgatactctcaaagaaacttgtttccaaaacgtaaacaatggtTTAGttggggatgatgcataacgcactactgaagaatgccaattgtaaaacttattctagacaattccttgctttgtattgtgcataaacagttataactgtgccaactacctaatattattacacaattattcataaatacaattattggatgcttgtttttaactctgcctgcattgaagttttatgattggtacgtgcgtttgattccactcctctctatatcgatcagctgttgtgaatcctctcaaaactctcacgtgtttcaacttcccgagttgaaaagaatactttttcggtaacattttacagatcaaaatactttttgctagcaataataaatctaaattatgatgaaggtatttgtcacgtaatttgacttgaaattattcacatgaaatgacgttgaaagtttatctaatgaaacatacgatccattgtatctttccattattaaatgagaaaatgtttgtaggattcgtgcgaaagatgataaaaataaatattacactaattgaattatttatttgcgaaattatgaagaaaatggggtatcgaaccacgaaaggttgatgcttgaatcgctttTGCTTGAATAGTGTtgaaagccgtaaggtaggcaattatttttggtatgttctgcgaatTGAAGCGAATATATCATGatacgagaaaagcatcatgagggcccatttACAAACTACATGATGTTTTAGGTtgtggaggggggggggggtactTGTCTGAacgttaaggactttataaatttcagaaccctaccatacatgaagcattactagaggcttggtgtgggttgagttttgcgttatgtaatttgcgaatgaaacttaaccgctgagtggattaacctgtttttacaaaaattctatctgcagctttcggttattttctccagtacgggttattggtgagaatgttttgattttagagtttcacctatactaacgttgtgctacaaatcgaaagcgcatgccaccatttggctacgggtgcccccagtattgtccaaaaaagttttggttaattatgtcgctatactaatagaaattgtgaaataaaaatgatagctgacatagtgtggttgttatccattcatctgatatgcgaaagcaggtatgttcattcagaaaactcttttattgggcaaaagaaaaactctagcacagccagcctgcataagtcaatgaaacatggctgctaaaaaagtgattttttatgcaagataattgcttttaatagtttaagaagtgtataaatctagagttatgaagcagatatactgccgctaaccgcaagtcgagcacatctgtatatggacgcccatatacagatgtgctcgacttgcggttagcggcagtatatgtttgatacacttttctaaagaagcagtgggtagtatctccctacaaatcgacgtattatcgctgaaatattgattaatttgcgtgatgagccaatgttacatccagggccaacattaccgccggttaccctaggtttgttgttcttgattattGAAATTTGAGATAAAGCTTGAATTGTACTTCCTTAATGAAATTgcgcaaagtttttttttaatttttttttgtggcatAATCGTATACAGGTTGCTCCTGAATCGATTTCAAAGTCAAAACAAatgtacttcttcttcttcttcttcttattggcattacatccccacactgggacagagccgcctcgcagcttagtgttcattaagcacttccacagttattaactgcgaggtttctaagccaagttaccatttctgcattcgtatatcatgaggctaacacgatgatacttttatgcccagggaagtcgagacaattttcaatccgaaaattgcttagaccggcaccgggaatcgaacccagccaccctcagcatggtcttgctttgtagccgcgcgtcttaccgcacgggagGGGACAAATGTACTTACCAGCTGGATTTTTCAACCCCTTGCTTCAAAAATTTGTGTTATTATATCAGGTtccagaacgtcggctccaggggcacgttcacctcaatttgggagatatgtgccatcgccttcgcagcctttttcatcacacacctgacggaaatggaagtgaacaaaaagggaaggaatgtggatgggagaacaaagggaatgtttggaaaagggcccttgaagagggcatacaacgcataagcgtacaagagcttatacagtgaacgttcgctaattggggtttttctagttggggcgctttttagttgggggttcgctaattggggcggaacccaattaaaaagcagctaaacgtcagaatgtgatgtcaaaaacgcgttgacgttttgtttccgtgtttggcgggatcgatattttctggcgcgtaaaattttcctttgttcaatggaaaaagtaaacaacattgacgcttgtcaaaacggcccaattagcgaacggcattcgctagttggggtgaggtcgtgccccaattagcgaacgatcactgtagcTCCTTGctacaacgggttatgaacaacaaaatactctgaaggttcaggtttctgaagtaattttcactaagtaagtgtttaccaatatctggaagcgcaattgtgcatagactaggcagttacatatgagataatattccataatcggattcacaactatcacaaacagatgattcaacacgttgaatatttgccatgtgatagttcagtcggcagtgacctgtcaaggccttgactaagacactgtaattctgtttagacagattagctaaataacttgctactaccggagatggctcccggatgtacaattttgtttgatgacatgaatccagactactccaatgccatttgtgctgagtgacagcccaagagttgatcaggctcaggaccaataaagttatGTTATgatccattacgagctaactcatcagccaattcgtttccagctatggaagagtggccaggtacccatataaggtgtaaagtattaactgaagtattcctcaatttgagttcgacatgcgcagtgttgtgcttaatcattatcagacgatcatgattgcaattttcatgtgaaaacttttcacgtgaaaacagtaggcgagttgtcgccggcgacaacttctcaaattttgtactcaaacgataataaacacagaattttcattcaatcattaatcttcactaataatagccaattgtcaacagtcccgttatatcttctatttggcgttatagttTCATGCTAGTaaggaaaaatagtttaaaaggtaacggtaaatgcttcaaatcaagatacgattttcaaacgattcttaatcgctggcgagttttaatcacttgataatttaaaagtaaaatcgcgggtgagtttgatcattctcgattttttcgaaaatttgatttttcccaaccctggacatgcgattactaacttcgaccttgagttgcccgaggcgagagctttaatagctgcttggctatctggacagaagtatattactttgcctgtaatgcgt comes from Armigeres subalbatus isolate Guangzhou_Male chromosome 2, GZ_Asu_2, whole genome shotgun sequence and encodes:
- the LOC134213074 gene encoding dolichyl-phosphate beta-glucosyltransferase, whose product is MSVTEYVQLALLFGSGFIFFLLIVVGIILKVTTTPFPHIVRHKEEEHFLDSVTDEKKRFPSLEDQPTLELSVIVPAFDEEKRLPVMLDECLEYLESKTKSKKSFSYEVIVVSDGSRDKTVEVAQKYSAKYGSDKVRVMALVQNRGKGGAVRMGMLSARGRFLLFADADGATKFPDYAKLEQSMVELCGNDHTKDAIAIGSRAHLEQEATAQRTLFRTILMHGFHFLVWAFAVKRIRDTQCGFKLLTRSSARKVFSVMHVERWAFDVELLFIAQTYNIPIDEIAVRWTEIEGSKLTPFWSWLQMGRDLIFIWFRYAIGAWQLRKEHVN